Proteins from a genomic interval of Lycium ferocissimum isolate CSIRO_LF1 chromosome 2, AGI_CSIRO_Lferr_CH_V1, whole genome shotgun sequence:
- the LOC132036094 gene encoding uncharacterized protein LOC132036094 — MRKHTTLLRNSGTYTSPSTPEYGDNNFEGFQRGWCSERVPLPTNNSRRHITATALMPFNSGRALPSKWDDAERWITSPLSGHGTPKASSLQLQKQTKSKSGPLDNPLVMHIPNPCGSTSNFISNSPFTTGVLVPDGLSIHYGAGPGTRSRGLYAENSMGRASTAPALSDFFAESSLPSSQDDKVDDTKEQDSISCVVSRRDMATQMSPDDSTHSSPQGRSPSIRSIEEPNNTHSAKVEIRDVQVDRGPPISGESQKNGVRKARKDLQDASDSNLRWDVADTGRSMPKLQREAARITAWENLQKAKAEAEIQKLEMKLAKKRSASMDKILRKLKLSQLKAQKMRGALSEGHPTTSKKLFHFHKYFSSCFNCHVR, encoded by the exons ATGAGGAAACACACTACTTTATTGAGGAATTCAGGTACATATACTAGCCCATCGACACCAGAATATGGTGATAACAATTTCGAAGGATTTCAGAGAGGCTGGTGTTCCGAACGAGTTCCATTGCCAACCAACAACAGCAGGAGGCATATTACGGCTACTGCATTGATGCCGTTTAATAGTGGAAGGGCATTGCCTTCGAAATGGGACGATGCGGAAAGGTGGATTACAAGTCCATTATCAGGTCATGGCACTCCCAAGGCTTCAAGTTTGCAATTGCAGAAGCAGACTAAGTCAAAAAGTGGACCCCTCGATAATCCTCTCGTTATGCACATACCGAATCCTTGTGGAAGTACAAGTAATTTTATATCGAATTCACCATTTACAACAGGTGTATTGGTGCCTGATGGATTATCCATTCATTATGGTGCTGGTCCTGGCACAAGATCTAGGGGCTTATATGCTGAGAATAGCATGGGTCGAGCAAGCACTGCTCCTGCTCTTTCAGATTTTTTCGCTGAATCTTCATTACCAAGCTCCCAAG ATGATAAGGTTGATGACACCAAAGAACAAGATTCTATTTCCTGTGTAGTTTCACGTCGAGACATGGCAACACAGATGAGCCCTGACGACAGTACACATTCCTCTCCCCAAGGAAGGTCCCCTTCAATCCGTTCTATAGAGGAGCCAAATAATACACATTCTGCTAAAGTTGAGATTAGAGATGTACAGGTAGACAGAGGACCTCCTATATCAGGAGAATCTCAGAAAAACGGGGTAAGGAAAGCAAGGAAAGACTTACAAGATGCAAGCGACTCAAATTTACGGTGGGATGTTGCGGATACAGGAAGGAGCATGCCAAA GCTGCAAAGAGAGGCAGCCAGAATCACTGCTTGGGAGAACTTACAGAAGGCTAAAGCTGAAGCAGAAATCCAAAAGCTCGAG ATGAAACTAGCAAAGAAGAGGTCAGCATCTATGGATAAGATTCTGCGCAAGCTTAAACTTTCTCAGTTGAAGGCTCAAAAGATGAGAGGTGCACTCTCAGAAGGTCACCCAACCACTTCAAAAAAGCTCTTTCATTTTCACAAGTATTTCAGCAGTTGCTTTAACTGCCATGTCCGTTAG